Proteins co-encoded in one Plasmodium berghei ANKA genome assembly, chromosome: 11 genomic window:
- a CDS encoding transportin, putative has translation MHNTNFENNLYMGWKPNEKIYKTIIEALSSSCNNSNNNVQIEATKVLKDLNENVSDAALYLLHIFMDKQENSDVRQVGGLLLKNYINSKNKFLTNDILKIIKNEIFKLVEDEIKEIRSTSGSVITSILTKYEGIEKWPEALYNLLLLVERGNNDVVDGAFRAIIIIIEDELINRKNTDSLFFQFCKTQLLEKLFLYCSLQEKSIKKKYAAECLDLFINASCFATNGIFNEYFPQLWECLGYLAAEEDTQILKIVVTCVTIITDTRYASIFNNLDGIIQFMVNATNSGDRKVQLEALEFWPVLIKDRSYMAYSNYNNNNNSNNNKCIISSNIADGKPIGANTSENYIDENIYKNINELRNEALKTLKNYLPYLCKILIDNTVYTKWDYLTMDESHFQNDNANVPDLIQDISPELYHSSNNNNFVNTQSSDNKNNSMLNEQDEYLKAQNRNSNINGNCTNDNENCMNVNSGDITNDNNINDDLDDLSDEEKNDEMTSRTWGNDWTVRKGAALCLDYLSNVYNDDILEYILPHIEEKLMSDKWNIRESAVLSLGAIAKGCMYSLSPFIPKVLEYLIKLLNDEKPLARSISCWCVTRFSSWICHPDNCDKWFEPVLLNLLKRVLDSNKRVQEAACSSFANLEEDALELLNNHLHEIVHTIQQAFQIYQAKNYFILFDVVGTLIDSVNIVKENIDLAHEIVNSILIKWNNIRISSPYIIALMECMSCITSAYGKEFLKYAKIVIRTCIKFLVLLYIDLEEEIKYYYNRKVNDSNSFIVNRNNITQTANELLNYYKISNEDYFINLKDIDSISSSKKKDLIECSFDLLSRILSVINSDIIEIIAENEYNFIPLVHKYCLKVGCVHIDGIMFTINSLDNNNQNSADGANTNNNRSGSNEKGMPLLLNNNYNTKLPTNSSSIGNDNINASSGSVKNGVIMINKENEYTELAKQFLNFGILQSNFALIGDISRFCAQYLIPFLNDIIPFLIAHISHPSIPVSNNASWAIGEISIHINSQCIEPYVDEIVKQHIYICQNSKYHGCLLQNICITVGRLCSTYPKKIIYYFPQFLKTWLKIMSHGTQENEKINSLKAILEALYLNLDMAAEHLKDIVYIILKYKYVSQNVNIFFHQFLSTMKQKYPNQWKEIYNPMMDEHSSPIPTDMLNDLSTRFNL, from the coding sequence ATGCATAACacaaattttgaaaataactTATACATGGGATGGAAACCAAAtgagaaaatatataaaacaataatagAGGCTTTATCATCTTCCTGCAacaattcaaataataatgtgcAAATCGAAGCTACAAAAGTGTTAAAagatttaaatgaaaatgtttCAGATGCagcattatatttattacatatatttatggaCAAACAAGAAAATAGTGATGTTAGACAAGTAGGAGGtttgttattaaaaaattatataaactcaaaaaataaatttttaacaaatgatatattaaaaataataaagaatgAGATATTTAAACTTGTAGaagatgaaataaaagaaataaggAGTACGTCTGGCTCTGTTATAACATcaatattaacaaaatatgaaGGAATAGAAAAATGGCCAGAagcattatataatttattacttttaGTAGAACGCGGAAATAATGATGTAGTAGATGGTGCATTCCGTgctataataataataattgaaGATGAGCTAATAAATCGAAAAAATACTgattctcttttttttcaattttgcAAAACGCAgttattagaaaaattatttttatattgttcACTACAAGAgaaaagtataaaaaaaaaatatgctgCTGAATGTcttgatttatttattaacgCATCATGCTTTGCAACAAATGGTATatttaatgaatatttCCCACAGTTATGGGAATGCTTAGGTTATTTAGCAGCAGAAGAAGATAcacaaatattaaaaattgttgTCACATGTGTGACAATTATTACGGATACAAGATATGcatctatatttaataacCTTGATGGAATAATTCAATTTATGGTAAATGCAACCAATTCAGGTGATAGAAAAGTACAATTAGAGGCATTAGAATTTTGGCCTGTGCTTATTAAGGACAGAAGTTATATGGCatattcaaattataataacaataataatagtaataataataaatgcatTATCAGTAGTAATATTGCTGATGGTAAACCGATTGGAGCCAATACATCGGAAAATTACATCGacgaaaatatatataaaaatataaacgaATTACGAAATGAGGCTTTAAAAAcgttaaaaaattatttaccatatttatgtaaaatattaatagatAATACAGTATATACAAAATGGGATTATTTAACAATGGATGAATCTCATTTTCAAAATGATAATGCGAATGTACCCGATTTAATACAGGACATTTCTCCTGAGTTATACCATAgcagtaataataataattttgttaacACTCAAAGtagtgataataaaaataatagcatGCTGAATGAGCAAGACGAATATTTAAAAGCGCAAAATAGAAATTCAAATATTAATGGAAATTGTACaaatgataatgaaaattgtATGAATGTTAATTCAGGTGATATaacaaatgataataatataaatgatgatTTAGATGATTTGAgtgatgaagaaaaaaatgatgaaatgACCTCAAGAACATGGGGAAATGATTGGACAGTAAGAAAAGGTGCTGCACTATGTTTAGATTATTTAtcaaatgtatataatgatgatatattagaatatatattacctCATATTGAAGAGAAATTAATGAGTGATAAATGGAATATTCGAGAAAGTGCTGTATTGTCATTAGGCGCTATTGCCAAAGGCTGTATGTATAGTTTATCTCCATTCATTCCTAAGGTTTtagaatatttaataaaattgttaaatgatgaaaagCCCTTAGCACGAAGTATTTCTTGTTGGTGTGTTACAAGATTTTCATCTTGGATATGCCATCCAGATAACTGTGATAAATGGTTTGAACCcgttttattaaatttattaaaaagagTGTTAGATAGTAATAAACGGGTTCAAGAAGCAGCTTGCTCTTCATTTGCTAATTTAGAAGAAGATGCATTAGAATTATTAAACAACCATTTACATGAAATAGTACATACTATACAACAAGCATTTCAAATATACCAagcaaaaaattatttcattttatttgatgTAGTAGGAACATTAATTGATAGTGTAAATATTGTTaaggaaaatatagatTTAGCCCATGAAATTGTTAATTCGATACTTATAAAATGGAATAATATAAGAATTAGTAGTCCATATATTATTGCACTTATGGAATGTATGTCTTGCATTACTAGTGCTTATGGAAaagaatttttaaaatatgcaaaaattgttataaGAACatgtattaaatttttagtattattatatatagattTAGAAGAggaaattaaatattattataatagaAAAGTAAATGATTCGAATTCATTTATTGttaatagaaataatataacacAAACCGCTaatgaattattaaattattataaaatttcaaatgaagattattttattaaccTTAAAGACATTGATTCGATATCTTcctcgaaaaaaaaagatctAATCGAATGTAGTTTTGATTTATTATCAAGAATATTAAGCGTTATTAATTCAGATATTATTGAAATTATAGcagaaaatgaatataactTTATACCATTGGTTCATAAATATTGCCTAAAAGTTGGATGTGTTCACATTGATGGTATAATGTTTACGATTAATTCTTTggataataataatcaaaattCAGCCGATGGTGctaatacaaataataatagatcTGGCTCCAACGAAAAGGGTATGCcactattattaaataacaATTATAACACGAAACTACCTACAAATTCTAGTAGCATCGGTAATGATAATATCAATGCTTCATCAGGATCAGTGAAAAACGGAgttataatgataaataaagaaaatgaatatacaGAATTAGctaaacaatttttaaattttggTATTTTACAATCAAATTTTGCACTAATTGGAGATATATCCAGATTTTGCGCTCAATATTTAATaccatttttaaatgatattattccatttttaataGCGCATATATCACACCCATCTATACCAGTTTCAAATAATGCCAGTTGGGCAATTGGGGAAATtagtatacatataaactCGCAATGTATAGAACCATACGTTGATGAAATTGTAAAacaacatatatatatttgtcaAAATTCTAAATACCATGGTTgtttattacaaaatatatgtataactGTAGGAAGATTATGTTCTACTTAtcctaaaaaaataatatattattttcctcaatttttaaaaacatggttaaaaattatgtctCATGGCACccaagaaaatgaaaaaattaactcACTAAAAGCCATCTTAGAagcattatatttaaaccTTGATATGGCTGCTGAGCATTTAAAagatattgtatatataatattaaaatataaatatgtttctcagaatgttaatatttttttccatcaATTCTTATCAACAATGAAACAAAAGTATCCTAATCAGTGGAAGGAAATTTACAACCCAATGATGGATGAGCATTCTTCGCCAATACCAACCGATATGTTAAATGATTTGAGCACTagatttaatttataa
- a CDS encoding E3 ubiquitin-protein ligase RNF5, putative, whose amino-acid sequence MNETSKEYDSLYDGMYDYGVNDELINIVNNDNLVNLNTQNKSVYPSLNQNKDSSNDQIKISPKNEKQDEPNLFTDGLSSHTLNGIDIYKNNKTVENIEKEELDIICKDEASADKGSLLISKDSINCNPCNSDYTNKIIENDNNNNSSSELNKIIDNSNEKNSINNSAHINDDSNIIKNNHDKIKNIYEKEINNDIKSIEETKDDKLNGLYQSSKELGSSPHELGFIIVENKCEQIKKNEGLLSKESKSGCDTEKKNKNAYEQEQIDKNSINSNKQNECNTNDNKNSSCQNNEKKETTNNNSSQENDCNRSTFECNICFDDVRDPVVTRCGHLFCWFCLSAWIKKNIDCPVCKAEVTKENVIPLYGRGKNSSDHKYSNNEEPRPTPKIKENVRRNNNYSNNLGLRASFGVWANPFSFGMSYTNMSDQSHFYDNIRPQMDAFHFEAASSCFFFLGFFLSLYILFYSS is encoded by the coding sequence atgaatgaaACTAGTAAAGAATATGATTCTCTCTATGATGGCATGTATGATTATGGTGTTAATgatgaattaataaatattgttaACAATGATAACTTAGTAAATTTGAATacacaaaataaatcagTATATCCAAGcttaaatcaaaataaagaCTCAAGTAATgaccaaataaaaatatccccaaaaaatgaaaaacaaGACGAACCTAATTTATTTACAGATGGTTTATCATCGCACACTTTAAACGgcattgatatatataaaaataataaaacagttgaaaatattgaaaaagaagaatTGGATATTATTTGCAAAGATGAAGCATCAGCAGACAAAGGTTCTTTATTAATCTCAAAAGATAGCATAAATTGTAATCCTTGTAATAGTGATTAtactaataaaattattgaaaacgataataataataatagctCGAGCGAATTAAATAAGATTATTGATAAttcaaatgaaaaaaattcaataaACAATTCTGCCCATATAAATGATGActcaaatattataaaaaataatcatgataaaattaagaatatatatgagaaggaaattaataatgatataaaaagcATTGAAGAAACCAAAGATGATAAACTAAATGGTTTATATCAAAGTTCAAAAGAACTTGGATCATCACCCCATGAGCTTGGTTTTATAATTGTAGAGAATAAATgtgaacaaataaaaaaaaacgaaggATTATTAAGTAAAGAATCTAAAAGTGGGTGCGATACAgagaagaaaaataaaaatgcatatgAACAAGAACaaattgataaaaacagcataaatagtaataaacaaaatgaatgCAATACAAacgataataaaaatagctCATGTCAAAATAATGAGAAAAAAGAAACTACGAATAATAATTCTTCACAAGAAAATGATTGCAATAGAAGTACATTTGAatgtaatatatgttttgaTGATGTAAGAGATCCTGTTGTTACTAGATGTGgccatttattttgttgGTTTTGTCTTTCTGCAtggattaaaaaaaatattgattGTCCTGTCTGCAAAGCAGAAGTAACCAAAGAAAATGTAATACCTTTGTATGGTAGAGGAAAAAATAGTAGTGatcataaatattcaaataatgaagaacCCAGACCTACAcctaaaataaaagaaaatgttCGAAGAAATAACAACTATTCTAATAATTTAGGATTAAGAGCTTCTTTTGGTGTATGGGCCAACCCCTTTTCTTTTGGAATGTCTTATACAAACATGTCTGACCAATCACATTTTTATGACAATATAAGACCACAAATGGATGCATTTCATTTTGAAGCTGCTTCTTCgtgtttctttttcttaggattttttttgtctttgtacattttgttttattcatcttag
- a CDS encoding mitochondrial import inner membrane translocase subunit TIM22, putative has translation MSLNNNNGNNYNSRGNSILLSDKYINLNIFKKGEELTDQEKLFLKVHTYLNEGILPKCIGMGLGGGFLGALIGIFFFTMQPTNIDYNLTYKEQLKEQFIMFKQSVKNSCINFAKIGFLFSLYENSLQKIRATNDITNTLYSGCLTGATISYKKGLPSMLSGCASFAAFSAVVEKLQRSNKF, from the coding sequence ATGagtttaaataataacaatggGAATAACTACAATAGTAGGGGCAATAGTATTTTACTAagtgataaatatataaatttaaatatttttaaaaaaggaGAAGAATTAACTGAccaagaaaaattatttttaaaagttcACACATACTTAAATGAAGGAATATTACCTAAGTGCATAGGTATGGGGCTTGGTGGTGGATTTCTTGGGGCGCTAATTgggatttttttttttactatgCAACCAACTAATATAGATTACAATTTAACTTATAAAGAGCAACTCAAGGAGcaatttattatgtttaaACAGTCAGTAAAAAATAGCTGTATCAATTTTGCTAAAATaggatttttattttccctTTATGAAAATTCATTGCAAAAAATAAGAGCAACAAATGACATAACTAATACTTTATATTCCGGTTGCTTAACAGGTGCAACGATTTCTTATAAAAAAGGTTTACCTTCAATGCTTAGTGGGTGTGCAAGCTTTGCGGCTTTTTCAGCTGTTGTTGAAAAATTGCAAAgatcaaataaattttag
- a CDS encoding protein DJ-1, putative: MSMKKKALVVVASGSEDVEYITTVDILRRANIDVTTASIHETEKVQLQSKNTVFADTIIDKVKDYIFDVIIIPGGMKGSNAISDCQVVIEMLRDQKKNNRLYAAICAAPAIVLHRHSLIDDVEAVAYPSFESDFKHIGKGRVCVSKNCVTSLGPGTAVEFALKIVELLLDRESALRLASGFLLHPSITF, encoded by the exons ATGagtatgaaaaaaaaggcATTAGTTGTAGTG GCATCAGGTTCTGAAGACgttgaatatataacaacAGTTGACATATTAAGAAGAGCTA ATATTGATGTAACAACAGCTTCAATACATGAGACAGAAAAGGTTCAGCTCCAATCAAAAAATACCGTTTTTGCTGATACTATTATAGATAAAGTAAAAGATTATATATTCGacgtaataataatacccGGAGGAATGAAAGGATCTAATGCTATATCAGATTGCCAAGTTGTTATTGAAATGCTAAGagatcaaaaaaaaaataatagacTTTATGCAGCTATATGTGCTGCACCTGCAATTGTTCTACATCGACATTCCTTGATTGATGATGTTGAAGCAGTTGCATACCCCTCTTTTGAAAGTGATTTTAAACACATTGGTAAAGGAAGAGTTTGTGtttcaaaaaattgtgTAACATCTCTTGGACCAGGAACAGCTGTAGAATTTGCACTTAAAATTGTAGAATTATTGTTAGATAGAGAATCTGCTCTGAGACTTGCTAGTGGTTTTCTTTTACATCCATCTAttactttttaa